The Streptomyces laurentii genome contains a region encoding:
- a CDS encoding ornithine-acyl[acyl carrier protein] N-acyltransferase (N-Acyltransferase superfamily: Various enyzmes that characteristicly catalyzethe transfer of an acyl group to a substrate; cl00357;~identified by MetaGeneAnnotator; putative;~ornithine-acyl[acyl carrier protein] N-acyltransferase [Streptomyces pristinaespiralis ATCC25486]) → MAAVPLAPPHVATPATAITAVPPQLQPGQAPVLQPGQAPVLQPGQAPVPAPGGEPGPRYVVGLARDQEDVRAAQRLRHLVFAGELGAHLDGPEPGLDGDAFDAYCDHLLVREEDTGEVVGTYRLLPPERAAVAGRLYAESEFDLSRLAPIRHDLVEVGRSCVHPAHRNGAVIALVWAGLARYMTRTGHEWLAGCCSVPLADGGTLAAATWDTVKARSLAPEEYWVTPHRLWTPVAGLAPAAARPALPPLLRGYLRLGAWVCGAPAHDPEFGVADLYVLLSMRRANPRYLRHFLTLAPGR, encoded by the coding sequence ATGGCCGCCGTACCCCTCGCCCCGCCGCACGTCGCCACCCCCGCAACCGCCATCACCGCCGTCCCGCCTCAGCTCCAGCCCGGACAGGCACCGGTGCTCCAGCCCGGGCAGGCACCGGTGCTCCAGCCCGGGCAGGCGCCGGTGCCTGCGCCCGGGGGAGAGCCCGGGCCCCGGTACGTCGTCGGACTCGCCCGCGACCAGGAGGACGTCCGCGCCGCCCAGCGGCTGCGCCACCTCGTCTTCGCCGGCGAACTGGGCGCCCACCTCGACGGACCCGAGCCCGGCCTCGACGGCGACGCCTTCGACGCCTACTGCGACCACCTCCTCGTCCGCGAGGAGGACACCGGCGAGGTCGTCGGCACCTACCGGCTGCTGCCGCCGGAGCGGGCCGCCGTCGCCGGACGGCTGTACGCGGAGAGCGAGTTCGACCTGAGCCGGCTCGCCCCGATCCGGCACGACCTCGTCGAGGTCGGCCGTTCCTGCGTGCACCCCGCGCACCGCAACGGCGCCGTCATCGCCCTCGTCTGGGCCGGGCTCGCCCGCTACATGACCCGCACGGGGCATGAGTGGCTGGCCGGCTGCTGCTCCGTCCCGCTCGCCGACGGCGGCACGCTGGCCGCCGCGACCTGGGACACCGTCAAGGCCCGCTCTCTCGCCCCCGAGGAGTACTGGGTCACCCCGCACCGGCTGTGGACCCCCGTCGCCGGCCTCGCGCCCGCCGCGGCGCGCCCCGCTCTCCCGCCGCTGCTGCGTGGCTACCTCCGGCTCGGCGCCTGGGTGTGCGGCGCGCCCGCGCACGACCCGGAGTTCGGCGTCGCCGATCTCTACGTCCTGCTGTCGATGCGCCGCGCCAACCCCCGCTACCTGCGCCACTTCCTCACCCTCGCCCCGGGCCGGTGA
- a CDS encoding 1-acylglycerol-3-phosphate O-acyltransferase (1-acylglycerol-3-phosphate O-acyltransferase [Streptomyces viridochromogenes DSM40736];~Lysophospholipid Acyltransferases (LPLATs) of Glycerophospholipid Biosynthesis: AGPAT-like; cd07989;~identified by MetaGeneAnnotator; putative;~putative acyl-acceptor binding pocket), translated as MTTAGRTPAVPAASSPWLPVSPCTGGRCAAHPDPHPDPHPDPHLDPGPESARHGAALGVLRLAAGLTAALLGVLLAPLAAPLPAAGLLLLVRVWCRTVLAAFGVRVRVTGRPTPGSGPLLVVANHVSWLDVPLLAAVLPGRMLAKREVRDWPVFGPLAALGGTLFVDRDRIRALPGTVGALGAVLAGGGRAVVFPEGTTWCGRAQGEFRPAVFQAARDTGTDVLPVRIVYTPAGRTAYVGADTLGTSLWRIVRTRRLVAEIRVREPIPPARHPDRRALARAAHAAVTTEPGEPTEPGQRADPAAHAVRNDGPARSPVPAQSAVASDSANLPASSVHQCASLSPAAASSARTPS; from the coding sequence GTGACCACCGCCGGGCGCACCCCGGCCGTCCCGGCCGCCTCCTCGCCGTGGCTGCCCGTGTCCCCCTGCACCGGGGGCCGGTGCGCCGCCCACCCCGACCCCCACCCCGACCCCCACCCCGACCCCCACCTCGACCCGGGCCCGGAATCCGCCCGCCACGGCGCCGCGCTCGGCGTCCTCCGGCTGGCCGCCGGACTGACCGCGGCGCTGCTCGGCGTCCTGCTCGCCCCGCTCGCGGCCCCGCTGCCCGCGGCCGGGCTGCTGCTGCTCGTCCGGGTCTGGTGCCGGACCGTGCTCGCGGCGTTCGGGGTACGGGTCCGGGTCACCGGCCGCCCCACGCCCGGCTCCGGCCCCCTCCTCGTCGTCGCGAACCACGTCTCCTGGCTGGACGTCCCGCTGCTCGCCGCCGTCCTGCCGGGCCGGATGCTCGCCAAGCGCGAGGTGCGTGACTGGCCGGTGTTCGGCCCGCTCGCCGCCCTCGGCGGCACCCTGTTCGTGGACCGCGACCGGATCCGCGCCCTGCCCGGTACGGTCGGCGCGCTCGGCGCAGTCCTGGCCGGCGGCGGCCGGGCGGTCGTGTTCCCCGAGGGCACCACCTGGTGCGGGCGCGCCCAGGGGGAGTTCCGGCCCGCCGTCTTCCAGGCCGCGCGGGACACGGGGACCGACGTCCTGCCGGTACGGATCGTCTACACGCCCGCCGGGAGGACCGCGTACGTGGGGGCGGACACCCTGGGTACCTCACTGTGGCGGATCGTCCGGACCCGGCGGCTCGTCGCCGAGATACGCGTGCGGGAGCCGATCCCGCCCGCCCGGCATCCCGACCGCCGCGCCCTGGCGCGCGCCGCCCACGCCGCCGTCACCACCGAGCCGGGTGAGCCGACCGAGCCCGGCCAGCGGGCCGACCCCGCCGCGCACGCCGTACGGAACGACGGCCCGGCCCGCTCACCCGTACCCGCTCAGTCCGCCGTGGCCAGCGACAGCGCGAACCTCCCCGCCTCGTCCGTCCACCAGTGTGCGAGCCTCAGCCCGGCGGCCGCCAGCTCCGCGCGGACGCCGTCCTGA
- a CDS encoding ABC transporter ATP-binding protein (ABC transporter ATP-binding protein [Streptomyces venezuelae ATCC10712];~Methyltransferase domain; pfam13649;~Uncharacterized conserved protein (DUF2260); pfam10017;~dimethylhistidine N-methyltransferase; TIGR03438;~identified by MetaGeneAnnotator; putative): MSPFQLTRTLAENAAGAALRADVRHGLTRTPKELPPKWFYDARGSELFEEITRLPEYYPTRAEREIIVARASQVAAATGARTLVELGSGSSEKTRHLIDALLPDLAAYVPVDVSQSALEGAGRALLAERPGLLVHALVADFTGGLTLPDTPGPRLVAFLGGTIGNLPPAERREFLRAIRGMLAPGDALLLGTDLVKDEATLVAAYDDAAGVTAAFNKNVLAVIDRELGADAHPEDFDHVALWDREHEWIEMRLRARHPLTVKIPELNLVVPFGAGEELRTEISAKFRQDGVRAELAAAGLRLAHWWTDEAGRFALSLATAD, from the coding sequence GTGAGCCCGTTCCAGCTGACCCGCACCCTCGCCGAGAACGCCGCGGGCGCCGCGCTGCGCGCCGACGTACGGCACGGTCTGACCCGCACCCCGAAGGAACTGCCGCCGAAGTGGTTCTACGACGCGCGCGGCAGCGAACTGTTCGAGGAGATCACCCGGCTGCCCGAGTACTACCCGACCCGCGCCGAACGGGAGATCATCGTGGCCCGCGCGTCGCAGGTCGCGGCGGCGACCGGGGCGCGGACCCTGGTGGAACTGGGCTCCGGCTCCTCGGAGAAGACCCGCCATCTCATCGACGCGCTGCTGCCGGACCTGGCCGCCTACGTGCCGGTGGACGTGAGCCAGTCGGCGCTGGAGGGAGCCGGCCGGGCCCTGCTCGCGGAGCGGCCCGGACTCCTCGTGCACGCCCTGGTCGCGGACTTCACGGGCGGGCTCACGCTGCCGGACACGCCCGGGCCGCGGCTCGTGGCGTTCCTCGGCGGCACGATCGGCAATCTGCCGCCCGCGGAACGGCGGGAGTTCCTGCGCGCGATCCGCGGGATGCTGGCCCCGGGCGACGCGCTGCTGCTCGGCACCGACCTGGTGAAGGACGAGGCCACGCTGGTCGCCGCGTACGACGACGCGGCCGGGGTGACCGCCGCGTTCAACAAGAACGTCCTCGCCGTCATCGACCGGGAGCTGGGGGCGGACGCCCACCCGGAGGACTTCGATCACGTGGCGCTGTGGGACCGGGAGCACGAGTGGATCGAGATGCGGCTGCGGGCACGCCATCCGCTGACCGTGAAGATCCCGGAACTGAATCTGGTGGTGCCGTTCGGGGCCGGTGAGGAGCTGCGGACGGAGATCTCGGCGAAGTTCCGTCAGGACGGCGTCCGCGCGGAGCTGGCGGCCGCCGGGCTGAGGCTCGCACACTGGTGGACGGACGAGGCGGGGAGGTTCGCGCTGTCGCTGGCCACGGCGGACTGA
- a CDS encoding glutamine amidotransferase class-II (Glutamine amidotransferases class-II (Gn-AT)_YafJ-type. YafJ isa glutamine amidotransferase-like protein of unknown function foundin prokaryotes, eukaryotes and archaea. YafJ has aconserved structural fold similarto those of other class II...; cd01908;~Glutamine amidotransferases class-II [Streptomyces venezuelae ATCC10712];~ergothioneine biosynthesis protein EgtC;~identified by MetaGeneAnnotator; putative;~putative active site [active];~putative dimer interface [polypeptide binding]) gives MCRHLAFVGEPLTIGELLRDPPHALERQSWEPRTQASGTVNADGFGVGWYAPGDPVPARYRRSGPVWGDLGFADLARVIRTGALLAAVRGATLPGADGEAAAAPFTAGHWLFSHNGVIPGWPGVLDPVAATLPSTELLALEARTDSAIVWALALRRLRAGEAPGPALAATVREVAEAAPGARLNLLLTDGITIAATAWGDSLSYLTGPGRTVVASEPYDDDPRWTAVPDRTVLTASRDGVVLSPLEEPVP, from the coding sequence ATGTGCCGTCATCTCGCCTTCGTCGGCGAGCCGTTGACCATCGGCGAGCTGCTGCGGGACCCTCCGCACGCGCTGGAACGCCAGTCCTGGGAGCCGCGCACCCAGGCGAGCGGCACCGTCAACGCGGACGGCTTCGGTGTCGGCTGGTACGCGCCCGGCGACCCGGTGCCGGCCCGCTACCGGCGGTCCGGTCCCGTCTGGGGCGACCTCGGGTTCGCCGATCTGGCCCGGGTGATACGGACCGGGGCACTGCTCGCGGCGGTCCGCGGGGCCACACTGCCCGGCGCGGACGGGGAGGCCGCGGCGGCACCGTTCACCGCCGGCCACTGGCTGTTCAGCCACAACGGGGTCATACCCGGCTGGCCCGGGGTGCTCGACCCGGTCGCGGCGACCCTGCCGTCGACGGAACTCCTCGCCCTGGAGGCCCGTACCGACTCGGCGATCGTCTGGGCGCTGGCGCTGCGCCGGCTGCGGGCCGGCGAGGCCCCGGGGCCGGCGCTCGCCGCCACCGTACGGGAGGTGGCCGAGGCAGCGCCCGGCGCCCGGCTCAATCTGCTGCTGACCGACGGCATCACGATCGCGGCGACCGCCTGGGGGGATTCGCTCTCGTATCTGACCGGGCCCGGCCGCACGGTCGTGGCCTCCGAACCCTACGACGACGATCCGCGCTGGACGGCCGTACCGGACCGCACGGTCCTCACCGCGTCCCGCGACGGCGTCGTCCTCAGCCCCCTCGAGGAGCCCGTCCCGTGA
- a CDS encoding serine or threonine kinase (Formylglycine-generating sulfatase enzyme; pfam03781;~Serine or threonine kinase [Streptomyces venezuelae ATCC10712];~ergothioneine biosynthesis protein EgtB; TIGR03440;~identified by MetaGeneAnnotator; putative) — translation MPGGPFRMGTSDEPWALDNERPAHIRMVAPFLIDTVPVTNGAYLSFMADGGYHDERWWRPEGWAQIRRHGIEAPLFWRRDSGDRWLRRRFGATGPVAEDEPVLHVSWYEADAYARWAGRRLPTEAEWEKAARYDPATGRSRRFPWGDADPGPEHANLAQRHLGPAPAGSYPQGASPLGVRQLIGDVWEWTASDFLGYPGFKAFPYKEYSEVFFGPDHKVLRGGSFAVDPVACRGTFRNWDLPVRRQIFAGFRTARDAEPA, via the coding sequence GTGCCCGGCGGTCCGTTCCGGATGGGCACCTCGGACGAACCGTGGGCGCTGGACAACGAACGCCCCGCGCACATCCGGATGGTGGCGCCGTTCCTCATCGACACCGTGCCGGTCACCAACGGCGCCTATCTGTCGTTCATGGCCGACGGCGGCTATCACGACGAGCGGTGGTGGCGGCCCGAGGGCTGGGCGCAGATCCGCCGGCACGGCATCGAGGCACCGCTGTTCTGGCGGCGCGACTCCGGCGACCGGTGGCTGCGCCGCCGGTTCGGGGCGACCGGGCCGGTCGCCGAGGACGAGCCGGTCCTGCACGTGAGCTGGTACGAGGCGGACGCGTACGCGCGCTGGGCGGGGCGGCGGCTGCCGACCGAGGCCGAGTGGGAGAAGGCCGCCCGGTACGACCCGGCGACCGGCCGGTCGCGGCGCTTCCCGTGGGGGGACGCCGACCCCGGACCCGAGCACGCCAACCTGGCCCAGCGGCATCTGGGCCCGGCACCGGCCGGCAGCTACCCTCAGGGCGCCTCGCCGCTCGGGGTACGCCAGTTGATCGGCGACGTCTGGGAGTGGACGGCCAGCGACTTCCTCGGATACCCGGGCTTCAAGGCCTTCCCGTACAAGGAGTATTCGGAGGTCTTCTTCGGGCCGGACCACAAGGTGCTGCGCGGCGGTTCCTTCGCCGTCGACCCGGTGGCCTGCCGGGGAACCTTCCGCAACTGGGACCTGCCGGTACGCCGGCAGATCTTCGCCGGATTCCGCACCGCCCGCGACGCGGAGCCCGCCTGA
- a CDS encoding BAU87517.1 (identified by MetaGeneAnnotator; putative) produces MRSRAAVSAASARCFGSRGRAWSREEAPEEALVEATEESRTPWPFS; encoded by the coding sequence GTGCGCTCGCGCGCGGCGGTCAGCGCCGCCAGCGCGCGCTGCTTCGGATCCCGAGGACGCGCCTGGTCCCGCGAGGAGGCCCCCGAGGAGGCCCTCGTGGAGGCCACCGAGGAGTCCCGCACACCCTGGCCGTTCTCCTGA
- a CDS encoding possible glutamate--cysteine ligase (Glutamate-cysteine ligase family 2(GCS2); cl00954;~Possible Glutamate--cysteine ligase [Streptomyces venezuelae ATCC10712];~identified by MetaGeneAnnotator; putative): MYLFQDGAAAHRGAELEWLVHDLRDPRLPVPPGRLAAAIDTVRAVPLTAALTFEPGGQLELSSLPAASLMECLDSLAADLRAVREALAPLCLGLGGYGVDPWHAPRARVLREPRYDAMEQVFNRTGPSGRAMMCETASVQVCLDAGVDGPGPLDFRRRWRLAHLLGAVLVAVFANSPVHGGRRTGWRSTRQSLWTDLDPARALAPPADGDPRAEWASHVLDAPVLCVRPKDDGPWTVPEGLTFRDWLRTGRPRRADAEDLRYHLTTLFPPVRPRGHLELRMIDAQPGRDGWMIPVAVATALFDDPVAAEAAERAVRPLAALAGPDPAPRNPLWRAAARDGLAHPALRAAALDVFGSALDALPRVGASAAVTGAVAAFHERYVARGVCPADESLEVAS, translated from the coding sequence ATGTATCTGTTTCAAGACGGGGCCGCCGCGCACCGTGGGGCGGAGCTGGAATGGCTCGTCCACGATCTGCGTGACCCCCGTCTTCCCGTCCCGCCGGGCCGGCTGGCCGCGGCGATCGACACCGTCCGGGCCGTACCGCTGACGGCCGCCCTCACCTTCGAACCAGGCGGACAGCTGGAGCTGAGCTCGCTGCCCGCCGCCTCCCTCATGGAGTGCCTGGACTCGCTCGCCGCGGACCTGCGCGCGGTGCGGGAGGCCCTCGCCCCGCTCTGTCTCGGCCTCGGCGGTTACGGGGTCGACCCCTGGCACGCGCCGCGGGCGCGGGTGCTGCGCGAGCCGCGGTACGACGCCATGGAGCAGGTCTTCAACCGCACCGGCCCGTCCGGGCGGGCGATGATGTGCGAGACGGCGTCCGTGCAGGTCTGTCTCGACGCCGGCGTCGACGGGCCGGGGCCGCTGGACTTCCGGCGGCGCTGGCGGCTCGCCCATCTGCTGGGCGCGGTGCTCGTGGCGGTGTTCGCCAACTCGCCTGTGCACGGCGGCCGGCGGACCGGCTGGCGGTCGACCCGGCAGTCGCTGTGGACCGACCTCGATCCGGCGCGGGCGCTGGCCCCGCCGGCCGACGGGGATCCGCGCGCCGAGTGGGCCTCGCATGTCCTGGACGCCCCGGTGCTGTGCGTACGACCCAAGGACGACGGGCCGTGGACGGTGCCGGAGGGGCTGACCTTCCGGGACTGGCTGCGCACCGGCCGGCCGCGCCGGGCCGACGCCGAGGACCTGCGCTACCACCTGACGACCCTCTTCCCGCCGGTACGGCCGCGCGGGCATCTGGAGCTGCGGATGATCGACGCACAACCCGGCCGGGACGGCTGGATGATCCCGGTGGCGGTGGCCACCGCGCTCTTCGACGATCCGGTCGCCGCCGAGGCGGCCGAACGGGCGGTCCGGCCGCTCGCGGCCCTCGCCGGCCCGGACCCGGCGCCGCGCAATCCGCTGTGGCGGGCGGCCGCACGGGACGGGCTCGCGCATCCGGCGCTGCGGGCCGCCGCGCTCGACGTCTTCGGCTCCGCCCTGGACGCGCTGCCCCGGGTCGGGGCGTCGGCCGCGGTGACCGGCGCGGTCGCCGCGTTCCACGAACGGTACGTGGCCCGCGGGGTGTGTCCGGCCGACGAGTCGCTGGAGGTGGCGTCATGA
- a CDS encoding hypothetical protein (Hypothetical protein XNR_5673 [Streptomyces albus J1074];~TIGR02452 family protein;~Uncharacterized protein conserved in bacteria (DUF2263); pfam10021;~identified by MetaGeneAnnotator; putative), whose product MSARLRNLARETEEIVAAGRYTAPDGRTVDLAGPLAEALAGTRLYGPEPVAVTPGTDRTTVLQVTGESSLAAARRLTEADPAAPVAVLNFASARNPGGGYLNGAQAQEEALCRCSALYTTLLRAPAYYDHHRAERDAFYTDRVILSPGVPVFRDDRGTLLAEPFTVGFLTSPAPNAGVIRRRTPEQAGRVPAALAGRAARVLETAAAHGYRRLVLGAWGCGVFGNDPADVAHAFRGLLTGSGPFARHFDEIVFGILDRTRERTTFEAFRQAFEGAGDGRA is encoded by the coding sequence ATGAGCGCACGACTACGCAACCTCGCCCGCGAGACCGAGGAGATCGTGGCGGCGGGCCGCTACACGGCGCCCGACGGCCGGACGGTCGACCTCGCCGGGCCGCTGGCGGAGGCCCTCGCCGGGACCCGGCTGTACGGGCCCGAACCGGTCGCCGTCACCCCGGGAACGGACCGGACGACCGTCCTCCAGGTGACCGGGGAGAGCAGCCTCGCCGCCGCCCGCCGGCTCACCGAAGCCGACCCCGCCGCGCCGGTCGCCGTCCTCAACTTCGCCTCGGCCCGCAACCCCGGCGGCGGCTACCTGAACGGAGCCCAGGCCCAGGAAGAAGCCCTCTGCCGCTGTTCCGCCCTGTACACGACCCTGCTGCGCGCCCCCGCTTACTACGACCACCACCGCGCCGAACGGGACGCCTTCTACACCGACCGGGTCATCCTCTCGCCCGGCGTCCCCGTCTTCCGCGACGACCGCGGCACCCTGCTCGCCGAGCCCTTCACGGTCGGCTTCCTCACCTCGCCGGCGCCCAACGCGGGCGTGATCCGCCGCCGTACGCCCGAACAGGCCGGCCGTGTCCCGGCGGCCCTCGCCGGCCGCGCCGCACGCGTCCTGGAGACCGCCGCCGCCCACGGCTACCGCCGTCTGGTCCTGGGCGCCTGGGGCTGTGGCGTCTTCGGCAACGACCCCGCCGATGTCGCGCACGCCTTCCGGGGCCTGCTCACCGGCTCTGGCCCGTTCGCGCGCCACTTCGACGAGATCGTCTTCGGGATCCTGGACCGCACCCGCGAGCGCACGACCTTCGAGGCCTTCCGGCAGGCGTTCGAGGGAGCCGGTGACGGCCGCGCGTGA
- a CDS encoding hypothetical protein (identified by MetaGeneAnnotator; putative;~sequence version:1) has protein sequence MTTTGGTIVGKKQTRVNKGARTGGHEHRAAPTGNERETREATRAAEEPRPVMEVPAHRKERKFGHN, from the coding sequence GTGACGACCACGGGAGGCACGATCGTGGGAAAGAAGCAGACCAGGGTCAACAAGGGCGCCCGTACCGGTGGACACGAACACCGGGCGGCCCCCACCGGCAACGAACGGGAGACCAGGGAGGCCACGCGGGCGGCCGAGGAACCGCGCCCCGTCATGGAGGTGCCGGCCCACCGCAAGGAACGGAAGTTCGGCCACAACTGA